From Methylopila sp. M107, a single genomic window includes:
- the tolB gene encoding Tol-Pal system beta propeller repeat protein TolB, with translation MGAVIAAFALVAAPARAEVSVDINAGNVQPLPIAIPDFLANGGDPQLARDIAGVISADLKRSGLFAPIDKKAFIERISSFEAAPRFGDWRIINAQALVTGQVVRGGDGRMSTQFRLWDVFGGNQLEGQQFVTDKNWRRVAHLIADMIYERLTGEKGYFDTRVVYVSETGAKDKRVKRLAIMDQDGFNNRFITSGSELVLTPRFSPTSQEITYMSFGNEDPRVYLLNIETGQREAVGNFPGMTFSPRFSPDGQKVAMSLEQGGNSSIYSLDLRSRATTKLTDSGAIDTAPSYSPDGGRIVFESDRGGNQQIYVMGAGGGGAQRISFGAGRYSTPVWSPRGDLIAFTKQSAGKFAIGVMKPDGTGERILTEGFHNEGPTWAPNGRVLMFFRDTGGGPKIYSIDITGRNEQIVPTQGFASDPAWSPPLN, from the coding sequence ATGGGCGCGGTCATCGCCGCCTTCGCGCTGGTCGCGGCGCCCGCGCGCGCGGAGGTGTCGGTCGACATCAACGCCGGCAACGTCCAGCCGCTGCCGATCGCGATCCCGGATTTCCTGGCGAATGGCGGCGACCCGCAACTCGCGCGCGACATCGCCGGCGTGATCTCGGCCGACCTCAAGCGCTCGGGCCTGTTCGCCCCGATCGACAAGAAGGCGTTCATCGAGAGGATTTCGAGCTTCGAGGCCGCGCCGCGCTTCGGCGACTGGCGCATCATCAACGCGCAGGCTCTCGTCACCGGCCAGGTGGTGCGGGGCGGCGACGGGCGGATGTCGACCCAGTTCCGCCTGTGGGACGTGTTCGGCGGCAACCAGCTCGAAGGCCAGCAGTTCGTCACCGACAAGAATTGGCGGCGCGTCGCCCACCTGATCGCCGACATGATCTATGAGCGGCTGACGGGCGAGAAGGGCTATTTCGACACCCGCGTGGTCTACGTCTCCGAGACGGGCGCGAAGGACAAGCGCGTCAAACGCCTCGCCATCATGGACCAGGACGGCTTCAACAACCGCTTCATCACCTCCGGCTCCGAACTCGTGCTGACGCCGCGCTTCAGCCCGACCAGCCAGGAGATCACCTACATGTCGTTCGGCAACGAGGACCCGCGGGTCTACCTGCTGAACATCGAGACCGGCCAGCGCGAGGCGGTCGGCAACTTTCCGGGCATGACGTTCTCGCCGCGCTTCTCGCCGGACGGCCAGAAGGTCGCGATGAGCCTCGAACAGGGCGGCAACTCCTCGATCTACTCGCTGGACCTGCGCTCGCGCGCGACCACCAAGCTCACCGATTCGGGCGCGATCGACACCGCGCCGTCCTATTCGCCGGACGGCGGACGGATCGTGTTCGAGAGCGACCGCGGCGGCAACCAGCAGATCTATGTGATGGGCGCGGGCGGCGGCGGGGCGCAGCGCATCTCGTTCGGCGCCGGGCGCTACTCGACGCCGGTCTGGAGTCCGCGCGGGGACCTGATCGCCTTCACCAAGCAGTCCGCGGGCAAGTTCGCGATCGGCGTGATGAAGCCGGACGGCACCGGCGAGCGCATCCTCACGGAAGGCTTCCACAACGAGGGCCCGACCTGGGCGCCGAACGGCCGCGTGCTGATGTTCTTCCGCGACACCGGCGGCGGCCCGAAAATCTATTCGATCGACATCACCGGCCGCAACGAGCAGATCGTCCCGACGCAAGGCTTCGCGTCCGACCCGGCCTGGTCGCCGCCGCTGAACTGA
- the pal gene encoding peptidoglycan-associated lipoprotein Pal gives MLRTMRIGRSAKIAVALCAALTLGACAKKSGDGLDGAGGRGAGGYGRDGAGGRGGAPGSQQDFVVNVGDRVFFETDSTELTGTARSTLDKQAQWLSRYPRYMITVEGHADERGTREYNFALGARRGQVARDYLSAQGVSPSRMRTISYGKERPVAVCDDISCWSQNRRAVTVLKGGAGS, from the coding sequence ATGTTGCGTACCATGCGTATCGGCCGCAGCGCCAAAATCGCCGTCGCGCTGTGCGCGGCGCTCACGCTCGGCGCTTGCGCCAAGAAGTCCGGCGACGGCCTCGACGGAGCGGGCGGCCGCGGAGCAGGCGGCTACGGCCGTGACGGCGCCGGCGGCCGCGGCGGCGCGCCCGGCAGCCAGCAGGACTTCGTGGTCAATGTCGGCGACCGCGTCTTCTTCGAGACCGACTCGACCGAACTGACCGGAACCGCCCGCTCGACCCTCGACAAGCAGGCGCAGTGGCTGTCGCGCTACCCGCGCTACATGATCACCGTCGAAGGCCACGCCGACGAGCGCGGCACCCGCGAGTACAACTTCGCCCTCGGCGCCCGCCGCGGCCAGGTCGCGCGCGACTATCTGTCGGCGCAGGGCGTCTCGCCGAGCCGCATGCGCACCATCTCGTACGGCAAGGAACGTCCGGTCGCGGTCTGCGACGACATCTCGTGCTGGTCGCAGAACCGCCGCGCCGTCACCGTGCTGAAGGGCGGCGCCGGCTCGTGA
- the ybgF gene encoding tol-pal system protein YbgF, translated as MLKSVRPVQLRRLAFGAFVICVSPTAAFAETESDRAPNWLEKRVDGLEKSLSFFGREQAPAAPREIQTAQSSMGDIAVRLDRLENQMRQLNGRLDEIQFQGRKNEEALKRFQGDVDFRFQDIESKGGGSGGGSGASAPKPQKRGDSGDMGGGSTSSVASRDGGPGAPPSQLGRGGDDGIGGLIGGEDGGPNAPMSIRPPGAGSRASAPSGDRVASRGDDSGVIAGGGGSRDQFDLGVGFVQRRDYGQAEQTFRAFLREYPKDAKAPEARYWLGESQYQRKNYTDAVATFLEIYKDAPQSAKAPESMLKLGMSLNGMGQKDQACATLDAAGKKYARIKAQSDREFKRLAC; from the coding sequence ATGCTCAAATCCGTCCGTCCTGTCCAGCTCCGGCGCCTCGCGTTCGGGGCTTTCGTCATCTGCGTTTCGCCCACCGCGGCGTTCGCCGAGACGGAGAGCGACCGCGCGCCGAACTGGCTGGAGAAGCGCGTCGACGGCCTCGAGAAGAGCCTGAGCTTCTTCGGCCGCGAGCAGGCGCCGGCGGCGCCGCGCGAGATCCAGACCGCGCAGTCTTCGATGGGCGACATCGCGGTCCGGCTCGACCGGCTCGAAAACCAGATGCGCCAGCTCAACGGCCGTCTCGACGAGATCCAGTTCCAGGGCCGGAAGAATGAGGAAGCGCTGAAGCGCTTCCAGGGCGACGTCGACTTCCGCTTCCAGGACATCGAGAGCAAGGGCGGCGGGTCCGGCGGCGGCTCGGGCGCTTCTGCGCCGAAGCCGCAGAAGCGCGGCGATAGCGGCGACATGGGCGGCGGATCGACGTCGAGCGTCGCGTCGCGCGACGGCGGTCCCGGCGCGCCGCCCTCGCAGCTCGGCCGCGGCGGCGACGACGGCATCGGCGGGCTGATCGGCGGCGAAGATGGCGGCCCGAACGCGCCGATGAGCATCCGGCCGCCCGGCGCCGGCTCGCGCGCGTCGGCTCCCAGCGGCGACCGCGTGGCGTCGCGCGGCGACGATTCCGGCGTCATCGCCGGCGGCGGCGGCTCGCGCGACCAGTTCGATCTCGGCGTCGGTTTCGTCCAGCGCCGCGACTATGGTCAGGCCGAGCAGACCTTCCGCGCCTTCCTGCGGGAATATCCGAAGGACGCCAAGGCCCCGGAGGCGCGCTACTGGCTCGGCGAGAGCCAGTACCAGCGCAAGAACTACACCGACGCGGTCGCGACCTTCCTCGAGATCTACAAGGACGCGCCGCAGTCCGCGAAGGCGCCCGAAAGCATGCTGAAGCTCGGCATGTCGCTGAACGGCATGGGCCAGAAGGACCAGGCCTGCGCGACGCTCGACGCCGCCGGCAAGAAGTACGCCCGCATCAAGGCGCAGTCGGACCGCGAGTTCAAACGCCTCGCCTGCTGA
- the tilS gene encoding tRNA lysidine(34) synthetase TilS encodes MTTAPKDSAEGQAEPDEALPEPVSGAQSAALFEAFFAPRRHVLLAVSGGADSTALLVLAAEWADKRARPKLSVATVDHALRPEAAEEIEAVARIAEAFDLPHARLPAPVEVRTKIESTARTLRYEALVGHAKAIGADALATAHTLDDQAETVLMRIAAGSGPVGLSAMRPVIDRDGVAHVRPFLTIAKSNLVASLEQRVMRWADDAMNADPAFARARLRAGREALTREGLTPERLATLAFRMARVNEAVDASVDAAEAAFVSPKSRGQVIAPGAARLPDEVKLRLLGRVAHAVGGGRVHLERLERLADRIVTEPSGAATLAGARLEWRDDGRIVVRRAPPRRRDGADGPAGL; translated from the coding sequence ATGACGACAGCGCCGAAGGATTCGGCCGAAGGGCAGGCCGAACCGGACGAGGCGCTTCCCGAGCCGGTGAGCGGAGCGCAGTCCGCGGCCCTGTTCGAGGCGTTTTTCGCGCCGCGCCGGCATGTGCTGCTCGCCGTGTCGGGCGGCGCGGATTCGACCGCGCTGCTGGTGCTGGCCGCCGAATGGGCCGACAAGCGCGCCCGGCCGAAGCTCTCTGTCGCCACCGTCGACCACGCGCTGCGCCCGGAAGCCGCTGAGGAGATCGAGGCCGTGGCGCGGATCGCCGAGGCGTTCGACCTGCCGCATGCGCGGCTGCCGGCGCCCGTCGAGGTCAGGACCAAGATCGAATCGACCGCGCGGACGCTGCGCTACGAGGCGCTGGTCGGCCACGCCAAGGCGATCGGCGCGGACGCGCTCGCGACCGCGCACACGCTCGACGACCAGGCCGAGACCGTCCTGATGCGGATCGCGGCCGGCAGCGGACCGGTCGGGCTGTCGGCGATGCGGCCCGTGATCGATCGAGACGGCGTGGCGCACGTCCGGCCGTTCCTCACGATCGCGAAGTCGAACCTCGTCGCGAGCCTCGAGCAGCGGGTGATGCGCTGGGCCGACGACGCCATGAACGCCGATCCCGCCTTCGCCCGCGCGCGGCTCCGGGCCGGCCGCGAGGCGTTGACCCGCGAGGGGCTGACTCCCGAGCGGCTGGCGACGCTCGCGTTCCGCATGGCGCGCGTCAACGAGGCCGTCGACGCTTCCGTCGACGCCGCCGAGGCCGCCTTCGTCTCGCCGAAGAGCCGCGGACAGGTGATCGCGCCCGGCGCGGCGCGGCTGCCGGACGAGGTCAAGCTCAGGCTGCTCGGGCGGGTGGCGCATGCCGTCGGGGGAGGGCGCGTCCATCTCGAACGGCTCGAACGTCTCGCGGACCGGATCGTGACCGAGCCGTCCGGCGCGGCGACCCTCGCGGGCGCACGCCTCGAATGGCGCGACGACGGGCGGATCGTCGTCCGTCGCGCCCCGCCGCGGCGGCGCGATGGCGCGGACGGCCCCGCGGGTCTATGA
- a CDS encoding copper chaperone PCu(A)C: MPKLRLLAALPFLLVASGAVAHDYKAGDLAIEHPWSRATTPGAKVGGGFLTVTNGGSAPDRLLAVSAAFAAKVEIHESLEQDGVAKMREIEGGVEIKPGETVAFAPGGKHLMFLGLTQPLAKGEKVKGELTFEKAGKVDVEFVVEAVGARPDPKASHDAHGM; encoded by the coding sequence ATGCCGAAGCTCCGTCTTCTCGCCGCGCTCCCCTTCCTTCTCGTCGCTTCGGGCGCCGTGGCGCACGACTACAAGGCCGGCGACCTCGCCATCGAGCATCCGTGGTCGCGCGCCACGACGCCGGGCGCGAAGGTCGGCGGCGGCTTCCTCACCGTGACGAACGGCGGATCGGCGCCCGACAGGCTGCTCGCGGTCTCGGCTGCGTTCGCGGCCAAGGTCGAGATCCACGAGAGCCTCGAGCAGGACGGCGTCGCCAAGATGCGGGAGATCGAGGGCGGCGTGGAGATCAAGCCCGGCGAGACGGTGGCGTTCGCGCCGGGCGGCAAGCACTTGATGTTCCTCGGGCTGACTCAGCCGCTCGCCAAGGGCGAGAAGGTCAAGGGCGAGCTCACCTTCGAGAAGGCCGGCAAGGTCGATGTCGAGTTCGTCGTCGAAGCCGTCGGCGCGAGGCCCGACCCGAAGGCGAGCCACGACGCGCACGGCATGTGA
- the recQ gene encoding DNA helicase RecQ → MTGSQNALPPELEAEKYRVLKTAFGFDAFRPGQETVIDAVLAGRDVLAVMPTGAGKSLCYQAPALVLGGLTLVVSPLIALMDDQVAGLRLDGVVAEAIHSGRSRDQNVASWRRVASGEARLLYLAPERLMTERMLAALGRLPVSLIAIDEAHCISQWGHSFRAEYLALGKARTALPKARMIALTATADQSTRDDIVAKLFDGRADAFVAGFDRPNISLSVQEKRDAGAAIERYVAARPAASGIVYRLSRKKVDDTAARLQGAGVKALAYHAGMDASARAAAQEAFLAESGVVMVATVAFGMGIDKSDVRYVVHGDAPGSLEAYYQEIGRAGRDGAPAEALMFYGLEDIRTRRRFIDEQDSAPERKRVESRRLDALVGFCETISCRRQALLAYFGERTQPCGNCDVCLDPPEVVDATAEARLLLSLVRATGERFGAAHVVALAVGHESEAVTARGHDRLDGFGKGADRPAAEWRALLRQLVAAHALEVETGAYGGLVLTDKGRLILDGEERVTAAKPRPRKREKRRAATDAAIAAGVDEALLARLKALRRELAIARAAPAYVIFSDATLIEMAARRPRTLRDLGEVKGVGAAKLDAFGEAFLEVLASA, encoded by the coding sequence ATGACCGGATCGCAAAACGCCTTGCCGCCCGAACTCGAGGCCGAGAAGTACCGCGTCCTCAAGACCGCCTTCGGCTTCGACGCCTTCCGTCCGGGCCAGGAGACGGTGATCGACGCCGTGCTGGCGGGCCGGGACGTGCTGGCCGTCATGCCGACCGGGGCCGGCAAGTCGCTGTGTTATCAGGCGCCGGCGCTCGTTCTCGGCGGGCTGACGCTGGTCGTGTCGCCGCTGATCGCGCTGATGGACGACCAGGTCGCGGGGCTGCGCCTCGACGGCGTCGTGGCCGAGGCGATCCATTCCGGCCGGTCGCGGGACCAGAACGTCGCGTCCTGGCGGCGGGTGGCGTCGGGCGAGGCCAGGCTGCTGTACCTCGCGCCCGAGCGGCTGATGACGGAGCGCATGCTTGCGGCGCTCGGGCGACTGCCCGTCTCGTTGATCGCGATCGACGAGGCGCATTGCATCTCGCAATGGGGCCACTCCTTCCGCGCGGAATATCTTGCGCTCGGAAAGGCGCGCACGGCGCTGCCGAAGGCTCGCATGATCGCGCTCACCGCGACCGCCGACCAGTCGACCCGCGACGACATCGTCGCAAAGCTGTTCGACGGCCGCGCCGACGCCTTCGTGGCCGGCTTCGACCGCCCGAACATCTCGCTCTCCGTGCAGGAGAAGCGCGACGCAGGGGCCGCGATCGAGCGTTACGTCGCGGCCCGCCCCGCCGCCAGCGGCATCGTCTACCGCCTCTCGCGCAAGAAGGTCGACGACACCGCGGCGCGCCTGCAGGGCGCGGGCGTCAAGGCGCTCGCCTATCACGCCGGCATGGACGCCAGCGCCCGCGCCGCGGCGCAGGAGGCCTTTCTGGCCGAGAGCGGCGTGGTGATGGTCGCGACCGTCGCGTTCGGCATGGGGATCGACAAGTCGGACGTGCGCTATGTCGTGCATGGCGACGCGCCCGGGAGCCTCGAGGCCTATTACCAGGAGATCGGCCGCGCCGGCCGCGACGGCGCGCCGGCCGAGGCGCTGATGTTCTATGGACTGGAGGACATCCGCACCCGCCGCCGCTTCATCGACGAGCAGGACAGCGCGCCCGAGCGCAAGCGCGTCGAGAGCCGCCGCCTCGACGCGCTGGTCGGCTTCTGCGAGACGATCTCCTGCCGCCGGCAGGCGCTGCTCGCCTATTTCGGCGAGCGGACGCAGCCCTGCGGAAACTGCGACGTCTGCCTCGATCCGCCCGAAGTGGTCGACGCGACCGCGGAGGCGCGTCTGCTGCTCTCTCTGGTGCGGGCCACCGGCGAGCGCTTCGGCGCGGCCCATGTGGTGGCGCTCGCGGTCGGTCATGAGAGCGAGGCCGTCACGGCGCGCGGCCACGACAGGCTCGACGGGTTCGGCAAGGGCGCGGACCGCCCCGCCGCCGAATGGCGCGCGCTGCTTCGCCAGCTGGTCGCCGCCCACGCGCTCGAGGTCGAGACCGGCGCCTATGGCGGCCTGGTCCTGACCGACAAGGGGCGTCTGATCCTCGACGGCGAAGAACGCGTCACCGCCGCGAAACCCCGGCCGCGCAAGCGCGAGAAGCGGCGCGCCGCGACGGACGCCGCGATCGCGGCCGGCGTCGACGAGGCCCTGCTGGCCCGCCTGAAGGCGCTTCGCCGGGAACTCGCGATCGCGCGGGCGGCGCCGGCCTATGTGATCTTCTCAGACGCGACCCTGATCGAGATGGCCGCGCGGCGGCCGCGGACGCTTCGGGATCTCGGCGAGGTCAAGGGCGTCGGCGCGGCCAAGCTCGACGCCTTCGGGGAGGCGTTTTTGGAGGTGCTGGCGAGCGCCTAA
- a CDS encoding ABC transporter substrate-binding protein yields MGRLGAAFLTIFALLAGGVAWLVAARPGSAPVPRDTLVVGQLAEPKSLDPATVTGANDFRILSNMFEGLVRFRKGSLAIEGALAERWEILDGGRTYLFRLRDGVRFHDGTPFDADAVKFNLERMIDPKHPAAGTGPFPLAFFFAAIATVEAVDPRTVRVRLKAPYAPLLANLAYPPGYMVSPAAVTKLGKEFGRAPVGTGPFRFERWESERQVRLVANDGFREGAPRLKALVFRPIADANARASEMLAGGLDVMVELAPDSVAAFRDERRFRLHEAGGPHLWFLILNTRDGPMKDVRVRRAVNLAIDKRALVEHVLQGTATVPAGPISDAFGPASDPDVRPYPHDPEKARALIREAGAEGAALKLLAADGGSGMLEPIAMATAIQSDLARVGLKVEIEAFEWNAYLARVNSGLNDAAMAEMAWMTNDPDTLPSLTLKGSATPDKGGFNAGYYRNEELDRLLDEARVAQDFVARAALYRRVDRIVHDDAPWAFVASWKQTAVTTRRVTGFALQPSFLLNLREVGKQ; encoded by the coding sequence ATGGGGCGTCTCGGCGCTGCTTTCCTGACCATTTTTGCGCTGCTCGCGGGCGGCGTCGCCTGGCTCGTGGCCGCGCGCCCGGGAAGCGCGCCGGTCCCCCGCGACACGCTGGTGGTCGGGCAGCTCGCCGAACCGAAGTCGCTCGATCCCGCGACCGTCACGGGCGCGAACGACTTCCGCATCCTGTCGAACATGTTCGAGGGGCTGGTGCGGTTCCGCAAGGGTTCGCTCGCGATCGAGGGCGCGCTCGCCGAGCGCTGGGAGATCCTCGACGGCGGCAGGACCTATCTGTTCCGCCTGCGCGACGGCGTGCGCTTCCATGACGGGACGCCGTTCGACGCCGATGCGGTCAAGTTCAACCTCGAGCGCATGATCGATCCGAAGCACCCGGCGGCGGGGACCGGGCCGTTCCCGCTCGCCTTCTTCTTCGCCGCGATCGCGACCGTCGAGGCGGTCGACCCGCGGACCGTGCGCGTGCGGCTCAAGGCGCCATACGCGCCGCTGCTCGCGAACCTCGCTTATCCGCCGGGCTACATGGTCTCGCCCGCCGCCGTGACGAAACTCGGCAAGGAGTTCGGGCGCGCGCCGGTCGGCACGGGTCCGTTCCGCTTCGAGCGCTGGGAAAGCGAGCGGCAGGTCAGGCTCGTCGCGAATGATGGATTTCGCGAGGGGGCGCCGAGGCTGAAGGCGCTCGTGTTCCGGCCGATCGCCGACGCCAACGCCCGCGCGAGCGAGATGCTGGCCGGCGGGCTCGACGTCATGGTCGAGCTCGCGCCCGACAGCGTGGCGGCGTTCCGCGACGAGAGGCGGTTTCGGCTGCACGAGGCCGGCGGGCCGCATCTCTGGTTCCTGATCCTCAACACGCGCGACGGGCCAATGAAGGACGTCCGCGTTCGGCGGGCCGTGAATCTCGCGATCGACAAGCGCGCGCTCGTCGAACACGTGCTGCAGGGCACGGCGACCGTGCCGGCCGGGCCGATCTCCGACGCCTTCGGACCGGCGAGCGATCCGGATGTCCGGCCTTATCCTCACGATCCGGAAAAGGCCCGCGCGCTGATCCGCGAGGCGGGCGCCGAGGGCGCTGCGCTGAAGCTGCTGGCGGCGGACGGCGGCTCCGGGATGCTGGAGCCGATCGCGATGGCGACCGCGATCCAGTCCGACCTCGCCAGGGTCGGGCTCAAGGTCGAGATCGAGGCATTCGAGTGGAACGCCTATCTGGCGCGGGTGAACAGCGGGTTGAACGACGCCGCCATGGCCGAGATGGCCTGGATGACCAACGACCCCGACACGCTGCCCTCGCTGACGCTGAAGGGGTCTGCGACGCCCGACAAGGGCGGGTTTAACGCCGGCTACTACCGCAACGAAGAGCTCGACCGGCTGCTCGACGAGGCCCGCGTCGCGCAGGACTTCGTAGCGCGGGCCGCGCTCTACCGCCGGGTCGACCGCATCGTCCACGACGACGCGCCCTGGGCCTTCGTCGCGAGCTGGAAGCAGACCGCCGTCACGACGCGCCGCGTGACGGGTTTCGCGCTGCAGCCGTCCTTCCTGCTCAACCTGCGAGAGGTGGGGAAGCAATGA